The sequence ttaaatgagATTGTAACAGTAAGGTAGTTCGTCTGTTTGTCCACGATTGATGTTCTGTCAGATTATGATCTTCAATCCTTTTAGAGGAAGTTTAATGGGCAACTTCACGCTTCATAATTTACTGAGTTtgaatgacggactttccaatcgacgttccccaaacacacgatggatggcgttgttcacttttaacgtgataattacctattttctcattgctggggtacataattattcaaaaatgtaatttaatagcagaagcatatataaaactaattgttgcttgatatttagatcgcattatgtataaaatgatgttgctagctatattgcttctctttattttgatcagaataataatgggtggaagatgtaattgtactttggtgtaataaaaagggtcatcaattataacccaaaaacaaagaaaaaagataCATATGTCTGTtcttcatgaaattagaagtttaaatgaagaaaaaacttaacaacgccatctatcgtgtttttgaggaacgccgATTGGACAGTCCCTCATTGGGTATGATAAAAATAGTAacatcgtcactaatttaagagccacgctcttttcggtgtagcaatctccatgatactttttagggaaaaagagagcagtggtttccctcttgccttccgccctaacataacataaacagcctataagtatacgtccctctgctgggcacaggcctcccctcaatcaatcggagggggtgtggagcatattccaccacactgctccactgcgggtcggtggaaaCTGATAAACAACAAAATTGTTAAATATGATGGATGACATTATTGAAGATTGAACACTAAtgtcgagggggtgaggtaaacctagctcagccgctggtggggagcggagtttCAGTGTGCgtaagtgcgagagagacaACGCGCGCTCtcccctttactccttagcgggttACGGccatataatattaatataagacCCAGAGAGGGGGTGGAGTCGGCGCACTATAAGAatcggtgcggggcagagagttatcgttctatacgcagtttattctttattctattgtaATGGTCAACACGCTCTACGTTGTAGATAAGTCTGTTTGTTTACGTCCTAGTCGCTGGGTGCACAAAACAGGAAATTCTATTGCGGATAAGACACCGCAGTTGAGATATAGGTACATTGATAAATTGATGTAAGCAAAATAACTAGTAaacaaatcttcttcttatcgtgtgggtggattaccgactccatcaaccctagtgtcaggggttattattgagccgccaaagacccctgacatggctcatgtaacgactacatacttacatcagtaagtagtaaccgggaccaacagcttaacgcgccttccgaaacacggatcatcttattttcggacaatcattcAATCATTCGAGGTCGtaagttcaaatccagcacatgcctaaaccaataattgtcgaatttgtttgcgAATTAatgaccataaatgattatcacgtgctcagcgatgaaggaaaacatcgtgaggagaggtatgtgacctaacctatattagtgtcgttttcccttcgcgggttggaaggtcagagaggcagtcgcttctgttaaaaaccgaacctgtcaaatataacgtaagcggaccctgtgaaaacgggataatgctagggagcttATGATTACTGTAAGTAGGTACGGTAAATCTTAGGTTTACGAATACGAACATCACGCCCGTGATCCGTAATGGGGTGAACAGAACAAATAATCAATAAGTTAAACGCAAGCGCGACCTAGAAGTaggtacattaaccaaattagagatgtccttagaaaaggttcgaTCCGTATAGGAGTGAGCAGAGTAGTGacagttgatttttttttctagtctATGTCCCAcagctgagcaaaggcctcccacttttctgcttttgtttttttgctgGGTCCTCTAAGGTTCGTCGATGGAAAgacgatatttaaaaaaaaaagaataaaaaagtattgCCATAGCAAAATCACTTACCAGAATCATTTATGTAACAGGGTAAGAGAACAGTATCATTCTCATAAGTTTTCACAGTCACTGGAACACTTTGGAACACTTTCTCACTTAACACTGAATTTACTAGTAAAAATATCACTATCTGCTTTAATGtcaacatttttaattaataacctaatatgtataattaaaaaataagtcggTAGGTAGGCATCTAAAACctgaaaaaaaacaattttaattacctacttacttacattttattttataagtaggtaagtatttagtttccaaaattttagatatttcttaaatattcacttactatttttataaaaaaaaaaattgtaagtaagcacgtacaaacttttttatatttacggtaaaaatattgataaatCAGAGAGCTTtcgaaataaagaaaacatcttTAGCCAAATGGTTTCCTCTGCTCTATACACGACAAAAATAGGAAAAGAAGGTTTTAATTACGGATACCTAGCCTTTAACAGTCTGAAtccctttttactttttatttcgtTCACGGTTTGACTGATAAAATTGGTCCCGGATTTTCGGTCCGTTGCTCTTTCTTTACATTATAAAAGGAAATTAATTAGTTTTTGTTACGCTTAAAAGAAAAGTCCACTATTGTCTCgctcttatttaattttaaaaaataggtaTGTACTAGGTTACGTATTATTTGTTGGTAAATATTCAAATATACTACATGTTTTATGTTACCTATCCTTCAACTTTTCCTATTTTTTCAACAATTCATAACTTTTTTCACTGttaaaagtacttaagtaagtattatatttccgtgataaagaataattaacaattttgaataaaaataaatgaataataattgcACTGTAAAATACCTCTtaactaattaaaaacaaattattttgttttaaaaagtaataaaaacaatggtcGCGCAGTTTGATAGCGATTTGAAAAGAGAACGCGCGTGTTGGCGGGAAACCGGGCACGGACTGTCATTGCTGGAGCATGCGCAGTGCGCCCGACGCATTTGATCTTCATGATTAGCTTGATAAGTTGGGGACACACTGGGAGGTCATAAAAATCAAGGACTGGAATAgttgattataattatattgtttctttttagtttttagtaGATGGTTAATTGAAACATACTTAATAGAAAATTGgagcgcgttgatgtcttttgttcatacattatttattttatcagtaTCCGGACGACCTTAACTTCGGTCCAAGGTTCTTGGTAGGTATAATACTTTACTCGGATAGGTTCGAATAACATTAACtctttcgttaccatgtcaacCCTAAAACCTAACTAATAAAAAGACAACATGCTACTGTTCATACGAAGTCcgttaaaaaaatgaataatgaTGAACTGTATTACAGACGATCAACCACTCGTATATAAATCGTTTATCGTGTTTTTACCACATGACCAAAGATAAGCAGCTAAACTTGTTCTATGGTTTTTGTTCGGTCTAAGTCCAGCATAGAAACAGCCGAGCCCGAAATCCAAGCACACTTTtcctaaattaaaaacatttaaatgtaACTCGGTGTCCCCCCGGACTAACTGGGATCCCGTCATTTAATTGGTTCACCTTTAATTTAGCTCGAGAAAGAAGTCGCGCTATGAGATGTGCTTTCTTTGACACGTACTTTCTCATTGCTGGCATTACACATTCCAAATTCAATTGAATAATGTGAGTTCTTAGTTTGAATTTTCGAATTAAGTGTACGTAGGTACTATACTAACCTAAATAGCCTACATACGCCCCACTGTTGGGTACAAGCCTTCTCTCAATTAACTGGagtggatcatactccaccacgctgctccactgctgtggatgtgttttacggctagtggccgaaaccaacggcttaacgtgctctcggAATTGGTCGGAGGTAGGTAATATAATatctaaattacttacttactgaattttataaatgttacaAAAGTAGTTATGTCTGTCTGTAACGTTTTCACGACTAAACTACtaatccgattttgataaaatttggtACACCTGTCGGAAGTGAGTTCTTCCCTCTCAGTCTAACAGAGTAAACTGAAACTTCTAATAAAAGTAGATTATTTTCAATCAAGTTAATGTATTAGAAGGATTTAAAAATCCTTCTAATACATATCCCTTACGCATTAAGTACCATAGAGTCCATAGATAATGTAATTTAACGTCTCAATTCAACCCATTTGTTCAGCTTTATAACAgataatgatattttattaacactTAGTAGATTATGACTCGCCTTGAGAGATTTTTCGggaaagattttgaattttaattgccgataactaagtacttacccacCTAAacgttatttataagtaaactagttttgttttttcttgtgtgtattacgtacctacctacttacaaagCTGTGTGTTTGATCAGAAAGTCATACCTAAACTAAAGTAATCGCTCGCTAAcaggtaaagtaaaaataaaataagtaaatatgtttcttttttttagtttattgcaGCTTTGATTACTAGACCGTTGGCCGAAAAGTGTAACAATAACAGAATTGAGGGATTAATAAAGCTaagaacttaaaaaatatatacagatcaacttaaattatacataatatataaaaacaaaaatcgttcTTTTTAAACTTAAACTATCTATACTGGTACTTATAAACTTAGTTATGAATATGAATTCAACAAATCTTAGTAGGCACATTAAAAAAcagataaaagaaaacaaaaatacaaatctaaaaaaaatataaaatttcttttttattttgtataaaatgcgttttttttacgtgacttattgtaggtttgcctcatagcatctacttggccggactgaTTTTTAAGCgctgaaatatttttatattttttataaatcgtTTGATATAACAGCTAAAGCTAACAAAAAGTGCCTCTAACTATTTCACTACAGTGGTTTAAAGTGTAAAGTCATTGTTATTTCAGCTTAAGGCGagtttttctttaattaaacCAATCAACTGTCGGTGCGTCTTAGATCTTCAAAAAAACCCGATTCATTGATATCTTTGTACAACCGACCACTGTATGTTGGGACGATGGGAATTTAGTTATAGCATGTTCTGTATGTTAGCTGGCTGAACACATATATTTCCTTTGTCTGTCCCTTTTGCATTAGGCTGTAATACTCTATACGCGTCATATGCACCATGCtcgaaccatagaataaagaattcttcttatcgtgtgagttgtgaggtggaataccaaccccatcaacctcaaatggtgtcaggcttactattggctcatgtaacggctacgtacttacatcagtaagtactgaccgggaccaacggcttaacgtgccttccggagcacggatcaccttactttcggacaattaggtgatcagcctgtaatgtcctaatcaaactagggattacaaagtgatttttgtgatatcaccccaccgggattcgtacccggggcctccggatcgtgtgggttgtgaggtggactaccaacgcGAACCAAAGCGAACgtcgtatttttttcttacgaaatcataatataatattaataataataataaaatatttatttcagattctgcatccatatTGGTGACCTAACCTAcctttacaaaaataacattgtaATTACAACTTTTAAGtttcataaaaaacaaaaaaaactttaaaaaaagtttcaCTAAACAGGttgtaagtattgtaatatacttaagtattactatttttatatttatctattagtttttatattatttcatcCTTCACCTttctgattattttatttatttatttaatagtttatttattgtacactgaacaggatataaaacaattagactaacacaagaccGTCAAACGGTTCAGgttctgatattttttttttaattccgaTCCTTTTTTTCCTATGAATGTGTTTCCCTATTTTTGTCTGTGGCAAATGCGCAAGCCGCGCGAAGCCAAaactcaagaaaaaaaaaacaaatagagtTATAATAATCAAGggctaggcagcatggtcttatgatcttagcctgacccacaaatgggcaaaagaaaaaaaaagaaaaaataatcaagGGTCATTTAATATCAGCCGCCTTATAACCGGAAGGTAACAAATACCTCGTTAGTAGAAAGAACATAGATATCATCCGAGATTCGTTAAAAAAGccataaattaaattaacttaTACATTCACATTTGAAAGGCTAGTTAGGGGATAATCAAGTCGTGAGAAATTGTGttagtaaattacatacatacattagggtaagcagagactttcatttgcttcgatgaaCACCGAAATAGGAATATTCTTAGTTCAAAACCTAAATAAGTATATACAGAATAAGGTATTTGAATGGGTCaaagttatattataaaatgctaatctagaaatagaggccagtctaaaattatcaaaaatctataccattttacttttcgactaattttcgaatttaattcacgaattaagtaacaataaatacgacgtttgaccgcttttattgatgacgtcacagaacagtATTTACATACAGACTCTAagaaaaactttcgttttgacatttcgaaACAAGTagttatttgactaggttgtcaagtagcctactATTGGTCTATCAATTGAATTGAACACTGAATTTATGACACTTTATTATGAGCATAGAACCCCTCGGGTCTACTCAAGTTACGGATATGTGATACCAATATGTCCTGGTGCGACCTTTGACCTCCATATTGTGTGGGGTCAAGCCATAGGAGCAATCTTCTACGTATTTCTTTGTATACAGGTTGTATCGATAGTAGGTATAAGTGTTCGATCGTCAATCTTTTttaccccgaacacttcatacaaacgacctcgttatacacagacaccacaaattcaaattccaattcaaaaatatctttattcagttggtaacatagttacactttgaatcgtcaatttttacataacgaacgtctcatccgcctaaaactactgcagcttctcacaacctgaacatagccggggaaaagaagctgcaagaaaaacctcggcacagggccctagacgttcttttaaaaaataaaaataaacataaaatattggtatacaattgagtaatttaactgcctaatatcagttctcacacacattgacgttatcgtacacgcgcatctgtgtgttacgattaaagactaaagtaagaccgagggggaggaaaatctagctcagccgctggtggggagctgggagttgccgctctatacatagtataagtattattattccatattctatgGCCGTAGGGCTGGATATGTTCGATTATATATTTAGCTGATAATATGCCATAAAGTGaggacctcggtggcgcaggggttaacgcgctcggtctacgattgttgaagtaaagcaactttcgcaaaggcataGGATGggtccacaaaaaaaagttttcatctcgagctcctccgtgcttcggaaggcacgttaagccgttggtcccggctgcattagcagtcgttaataaccatcaatccgcactgggcccgcgtgatggtttaaggcccgatctccctatccatccatagggaaggcccgtgccccagcagtggggacgttaatgggctgatgatgatgatgatgaagtaattatccattattaggcgattattatctatctattaatAGGAGTTTATGTTTGTTGCTTGGGTAGAATATCTTCTCGACCTTTGACCCATAATAATTCAAACATCCTGTAAAGCATTTTATAGGGCCATCGCATGAATAGACTCCTTCCATTCAATGCTCGCGGACGAGACCAATAAGTAAGTGATCAATTCATCACGACAAGACATTTTGTGTTGCATTGTGAGTGAATTATGCCGTCAACATCCTCATTTATGTACAAATTGGCTAAGGGAAAATTACGGTAAGGCATCACGTTGTCAATACATGCTTTAGgtaactattattataataatataattacgaTATTTACTGATATTTCACGAAAATTGGAAATACGATACTAAAGTTTTAAACTACTACCGCCATCTTTTGGTGGAAATAAAAAGTTACTAAGATCAAAATGCTAGTAGTCAAAGCCACAAtttatacaaattatttttacaagtgGCAACCCTGTTACAAAATGTCCGACGTCGATCACCAAAACGACGTCTTAGAACCGCCTTGTtcgaaaaaatctaaaattgTCGAACAAAATGAAAACGGTGTGAGTGAGAATAATTTGGAACTGCAAGACTTTATCCCGGAGAAGATTCTGaacaacaatacaaataggAAAACAGTTTGCGTTCAGGGGAAATTCAAGGAAAAAAGTGGCGTGGGTTTGATCTTGTTCGAGAAAAATGCTttcaaagaagaagaattaaacaATACGGGGTATTTTTCTGAAGATAGTGAGTTGCGCACGTTTTTCCAGAACGATATTTATGGGAATTACGAGTGTTTTCCGAAGCCCTCTCTCAATGGTGAGTCAACATTTTTTCCCACCCTCGCACCCACagacacaccactttcgattTTCAAGGTTCCTTTTGTTATTTGGTGCGTCATCAGCGGGAATTGGCGATTATTTTCGTCTTGACGTCGTGCGAGACGTGTTAAATACAATTTATAagtcatacttataaaaaatgtagAAGTCACTGCTAGGTTAAAAAATAAGTGTGTTTTCGGAAATGTAACAATACTTATGTAAGTGTATTTCTTGATTATTTCTACAAAGTAATCAACGTTATGAAATTGCACACGTAGACAAAGTTATACGACACATTAAAGTTTAGTTTCATAGACATGTAGAATTCGAAAtatcataatataaattaatgataTAAATTCAGTCAATGTGAGATTGCATATTCTTAGAATATAAAAGGTTAAGTAAAGTTATCAAGTATTCAGCTATTTAGGTACAAATAATGCAGAgatatcttataataatatttatttgttgaatAACACTGTTTTCCATTTAATTActgtaaatattttgtgattacattttactaagattgtatattataatattttatctatgaGCCTGGTGTTATAAAAAAAGATACTTGTGTTTGGTTCAGGTAAAAGAATGATTTTTCTTAGGgaaaccaacaaaaaaaaatctggagtgggatttgaacccccagctcttgtcaagccgggacgagcatgTTAAGTTAACCATTATACCACCATTACAACGGCCATTTTACagccagtggggacatatcacaaaaaatcagtttgtgatccctagtttggttaggacatttcaggctgaccaccagattgtccaaaagtaagatcatccgtggttcggaaggcacgttaagccattgatcccggttactatttgctgatgtaagtatgtagttgttacatgagccacgtcacgccttgggcggctcaataataaccctgacacaagaaGAAGAACCATTACAACCATTCCTCCTCCTATCCATGTGAAATTTCTCTTGTAATATTAAAGAAATTTTTGAATTGAACTACTCTAAAGTCTGTGTACCTAAACTGAAGCGTCATCTCAACTAAATTCAAccacaatttcttccaggtgtAAAAACTACAATAATCTTCCCGGCGACCGACAAGCACATCGCCAAGTTCAGTCAGCAAGAAGTGCACCTTGTACTGGAGACTCCGGAACTCTACTCAACCCTCACCTTACCGCATATTGAGAAGGAGCAGTTCACTTTGCAGGTAACATCGCGTTTTTTAGCTACTTCATATGTACATcccatacataacatcacgcctatatcccaattggggtagtcagaggtacatccatcgcaagataaactaaatacccacacctcactgagatTTCTGTTGAACCAATGTGATAGATGCCAAGCCGTAATAGCTGATAGAACTGTGTTACCAGGAAGATTAGAAAAGTTAGTTATAAAACATTATCTATGGCAGTTTAGATGTAACTGTTCATTATCTGATGTTAACATTGTAGCTGgtaatagtttataatattataattatgtttacacTCTCAAAGTCATTGTCTTttgacatttaaatatttattgttttctttttatttaaatctaaaTATCAATTGTAATAGGTATTGTACAAGATCTTTTGTTAGGCTTAGATTTGCTCATTCAATTTGTGCCAGCGACAGTTTCTGTTTTATATCAGTTTAGTCTAGAATTCTGAATAAGTTGTGTTGGAGAGGTTGCTCCACTATAGGTTGGTACATGTGTTTTTTAtggccggaaccaacggcttaacgtaccctctaaagcacggaattatcttactcttTGCCTAGCGCGAGGGTTGTATCTgtacaaaaagctcggtgaggtgtgggtatttaacttagttcattttgcgagggatatacctctgcctaccccaattgggatatagtcgtgaggttatgttatgtgtctAATATTTTTCCTATAGTACAAGTTCATTGCTATTGATAGTTAAATGGCAATCTGGCTTAATATTGAACattcatgaggagctcggtgcagcggttaacgcgctcggtctgcgattgttgaagttaagcaactttcgcaaaggccggtcagaggatgggtgaccacaaaaataaattagttttcatctcgagctcctctgtgcttcggaaggcacgttaagccgttggtcccggctgcattagcagtcgttaataaccatcaatccgcactgggcccgcgtgatggtttaaggcccgatctccctacccatccatggggaaggcccgtgccccagcagtggggacgttaatgggctgatgatgatgaatagttaTGTGCATACTGTGGGTATGGTGTctgcacaccccggacacttcatacaaagaacctcgttttatacagacaccacatattgacgttatcgtacacgcgcatctgtgtgtgtgacctctgacgccatacgaatcaaatctaaactatgtccgaggaggggtgaggtaaacctagctcagacgctggtggggagcggagagttgccgttctatacgaagtattattccttattctatggtgtcGGGACAAACCCTCTTGACGAcgtcatattaataatgtttgtgacaatgttttgtaacaataaatgtataaataagaataagtataaaaatggtGTAGGATCTCAGTGGCTGGTCCGTTCTGACTTACGAGAAACTATCTGaagttttccttttatttttgtattatattgaaaTCCCATGTCATAGTACAAAGAATTATTATTCTTCGTACTACATAGAACGTAAAAAGTGATGGGGAGCGCACGCTCtccgtctcactcgcacttattaGGTACGCGGTAATGCAGTACACGATATAAGATTTTTATGGAACCTAAATACCTGTATGAAACAGGCCctaaaactaaataatgttattgatatctaGTACCTCCTCATTATTTacgttattttcttttgttactacgatgtgttactgttgcagttttccagccaagtagttaatgccatctgcggcaaatttacaataagtcacgtcaaaaagaaaactgTGCAGTTacttgtaatttcttctcctcagccataacacattgcgaaatgacgtaaattcaaaaatgttacattgaccttcgacaagtttatccatgataattacgttgaataaatgattttgatttcttccAGTGGGTCTACAACATCCTAGAAGGCAAGAGTGAGCAAGACAGAATAGTACATAATAACAAGTGCGAGAAGGAAGGATTCATTCTAGTGCCTGACTTGAAGTGGGACGGACTCACAAAAGAGACACTGTACCTCTTAGCTATTGTTAGACAGAGAGGAATCAAATCGCTGAGAGATTTGAACGTAACCCATCTGCCACTCTTGAAGAGGATTCGTGACGAAGGAAAGGTAAGCATagatgtatttcttttttaaatttgaacaaCCTTTGCAGACTTGCCTTGGTTTCGATAGGACATTGGacattgaatcacctgattgatcgaaagagtaagatgattccttgctttggaaggcacattaagcctttggtcccggacATTAGTCCAAACACCACCAACACGACTTGATCCGGTGAGGGCCTGTGCTCAGAAGTGTGAATTACTAAATGCTGTTAATGTTTATATAATTCTAATGTATCACTTTCGTATAACCCAGAATAATCACCTAGACATGTCACTGGTATGCAACCTCTTTGTCATGAAGTCTGTACTTCTTTCTCTAGGGTTATATGgtacttattaataaaataggAACATAAGTCAGTTCGCTAAGGTTAAGCTAAGATTGTAGATTGATTATAAGCGAAGGcgaaaatatttacattaaaaagtTACCATAGCGTGtggtataaatataaaacattcgCTCCATAGTTGCACGcgctttaaccctttcacggatagaggtcatgggtcattgatggttcataataggtaatatgacaccttggcatcagaacgtcattacacgttctgtctttgaaagtgttaacgaTAATAATGCGGCAGGCGTTTCAGCATAGCATGAGGTCATCCAGTTTGTACTTTCCATACATTTAATGCTGTTAATTCATAAATTAGAGCACGCATGATGGTATTTGATGAAGACTATCACATTAGCTAAACAATGTTAGCAGTTAAGATAAAAATATCAGTAGGTGCATAAAAACTAGCA is a genomic window of Pectinophora gossypiella chromosome 25, ilPecGoss1.1, whole genome shotgun sequence containing:
- the LOC126378148 gene encoding m7GpppX diphosphatase, producing the protein MSDVDHQNDVLEPPCSKKSKIVEQNENGVSENNLELQDFIPEKILNNNTNRKTVCVQGKFKEKSGVGLILFEKNAFKEEELNNTGYFSEDSELRTFFQNDIYGNYECFPKPSLNGVKTTIIFPATDKHIAKFSQQEVHLVLETPELYSTLTLPHIEKEQFTLQWVYNILEGKSEQDRIVHNNKCEKEGFILVPDLKWDGLTKETLYLLAIVRQRGIKSLRDLNVTHLPLLKRIRDEGKKAILDKYDVPGSQLRIYLHYQPSFYHLHVHFTYLRHEAPGIYAEKSHLLDTVIDNIEMMNDYYQKATVPFTIREMDKLFNVYETNGYVQRIKSNVQKLIDK